The following coding sequences lie in one Takifugu rubripes chromosome 8, fTakRub1.2, whole genome shotgun sequence genomic window:
- the LOC101061235 gene encoding atrial natriuretic peptide-converting enzyme-like, which yields MSQCQSYFDMKTITPRMLCAGYDAGTVDSCMGDSGGPLVCEEDGGRWTLFGLTSWGSVCFSKVLGPGVYSNVTHFTPWIQQQIYTHTYLTD from the exons ATGTCCCAGTGCCAGTCGTACTTCGACATGAAGACCATcactcccagaatgctttgcgCTGGCTACGACGCTGGAACGGTCGACTCCTGCATG GGCGACAGCGGCGGCCCGCTGGTGTGCGAGGAGGACGGCGGCCGCTGGACGCTCTTCGGCCTGACGTCCTGGGGCAGCGTGTGCTTCAGTAAGGTCCTGGGACCCGGCGTCTACAGCAACGTCACACACTTCACCCCCTGGATCCAGCAGCAgatctacacacacacctatctgACCGACTGA